The Microbacterium foliorum genome has a window encoding:
- a CDS encoding alpha/beta hydrolase, which produces MSDQVLDGPHGPLRVRVYTPESPAGPGLVWVHGGGFLAGEIDMPEADWVARSFADRGIAVVSVDYALAPFPLAWAAASEAPEREGVHYPVASDEVEAAFRWAVDSDLARGPWSIGGASAGGNLAAGAALRLSHGAGPVPALAVLAYPTLHAVQGHPDAALRAALDADPDADTFGPDPVRVMYENYLGGPVESAEIYAVPGTASPAQLSRFPATIMINDEVDELRVSGEAFGASLRDAGVDLDISTEPGTRHGHLNRPEHPGATASIDRFAARILATSPENKEQP; this is translated from the coding sequence GTGAGCGACCAGGTGCTCGACGGACCGCACGGACCGCTGCGCGTGCGCGTGTACACGCCCGAGAGTCCCGCGGGCCCGGGGCTCGTCTGGGTGCACGGCGGCGGTTTCCTCGCCGGCGAGATCGACATGCCGGAGGCCGACTGGGTGGCGCGGAGCTTCGCCGACCGCGGCATCGCGGTGGTCTCGGTGGACTATGCGCTCGCGCCGTTCCCCCTGGCCTGGGCCGCGGCGTCCGAAGCCCCCGAGCGCGAGGGCGTGCACTACCCCGTCGCCTCCGACGAGGTCGAGGCCGCGTTCCGGTGGGCCGTGGATTCCGATCTCGCCCGCGGCCCCTGGTCGATCGGCGGAGCGAGCGCCGGCGGCAACCTCGCCGCGGGTGCCGCCCTGCGGCTGAGTCACGGGGCGGGTCCCGTTCCGGCGCTCGCCGTGCTCGCCTACCCGACCCTGCACGCCGTGCAGGGACACCCGGATGCCGCGCTGCGCGCCGCGCTCGACGCAGATCCCGACGCCGACACATTCGGGCCCGACCCCGTGCGCGTCATGTACGAGAACTATCTCGGCGGGCCCGTCGAGAGCGCAGAGATCTACGCCGTGCCCGGCACAGCATCCCCCGCACAGCTCTCGCGCTTTCCCGCCACGATCATGATCAACGACGAGGTCGACGAGCTGCGCGTCTCCGGCGAGGCGTTCGGCGCGTCCCTGCGCGACGCAGGCGTCGACCTCGACATCTCGACCGAGCCCGGCACCCGCCACGGCCACCTCAACCGTCCGGAACACCCGGGTGCGACCGCATCGATCGATCGCTTCGCCGCCCGCATCCTCGCCACTTCTCCCGAGAACAAGGAACAGCCATGA
- the rhaI gene encoding L-rhamnose isomerase, producing the protein MSILSSDNLAALEKQGIELPSWAFGNSGTRFKVFGTPGTPRDPWEKIADAAQVNTYTALAPSVALHIPWDLVDSFSDLRAYAEDLGVSLGTVNSNTFQDDDYKFGALTHEDAAIRRKAIDHHLACIDVMDATGSRDLKIWLAEGSNYPGQADMRGRQDRLQESLQTIYARLGDEQRLVLEYKFFEPAFYHTDVPDWGTSYAQVVALGDKASVCLDTGHHAPGTNIEFIVMQLLRLGKLGSFDFNSRFYADDDLIVGAADPFQLFRILFEVVRGGGLNNPDVAFMLDQCHNVEDKIPGQIRSVLNVQEMTARALLVDRDALAAAQRSGDVLAANAVFMDAFYTDVRPALAEWRESRGLAADPMKAYADSGYQQKIAAERVGGVQAGWGA; encoded by the coding sequence ATGAGCATCCTCTCGTCCGACAACCTCGCCGCCCTCGAGAAGCAGGGCATCGAGCTCCCCAGCTGGGCGTTCGGCAACTCCGGCACCCGCTTCAAGGTGTTCGGCACCCCCGGCACCCCGCGCGACCCGTGGGAGAAGATCGCGGATGCCGCGCAGGTCAACACCTACACCGCGCTCGCTCCCTCGGTCGCGCTGCACATTCCGTGGGATCTCGTCGACTCGTTCTCCGATCTGCGGGCCTATGCAGAAGACCTCGGCGTCTCTCTCGGCACGGTCAACTCCAACACCTTCCAGGACGACGACTACAAGTTCGGCGCCCTGACCCACGAAGATGCGGCGATCCGCCGCAAGGCGATCGATCACCACCTCGCCTGCATCGACGTGATGGATGCCACCGGCAGCCGCGACCTGAAGATCTGGCTGGCCGAAGGCTCGAACTACCCGGGCCAGGCCGACATGCGCGGCCGCCAGGATCGTCTGCAGGAGTCGCTGCAGACGATCTACGCGCGCCTGGGCGACGAGCAGCGCCTCGTGCTCGAGTACAAGTTCTTCGAGCCGGCTTTCTACCACACCGATGTTCCGGACTGGGGCACGTCCTACGCACAGGTCGTCGCGCTCGGCGACAAGGCCTCGGTCTGCCTCGACACCGGCCACCATGCCCCCGGCACCAACATCGAGTTCATCGTGATGCAGCTGCTGCGTCTCGGCAAGCTCGGCTCGTTCGACTTCAACTCGCGCTTCTACGCCGACGACGACCTGATCGTCGGGGCGGCCGACCCGTTCCAGCTGTTCCGCATCCTGTTCGAGGTCGTACGCGGCGGCGGCCTGAACAACCCCGACGTGGCGTTCATGCTCGACCAGTGCCACAACGTCGAGGACAAGATCCCCGGCCAGATCCGCTCGGTGCTCAATGTGCAGGAGATGACGGCGCGCGCACTGCTCGTCGACCGCGACGCCCTGGCTGCGGCGCAGAGGTCCGGCGACGTGCTCGCCGCGAACGCCGTCTTCATGGACGCCTTCTACACCGACGTGCGCCCGGCTCTCGCTGAATGGCGCGAGTCGCGCGGTCTGGCCGCAGACCCGATGAAGGCCTATGCCGACTCGGGCTACCAGCAGAAGATCGCCGCAGAGCGCGTCGGCGGAGTGCAGGCCGGCTGGGGCGCCTGA
- a CDS encoding L-rhamnose mutarotase — protein MTRVAFQLQVRPELLDEYLARHSPVWPEMLAEIAAAGRRNYSLFLAEGGTLLGYYETDDDEAAQAYLAASAVAARWEAEMGRFFIGLDGRPDQAAATLTEVFHLEDQLADAGDSPASSTDSDIEGSAS, from the coding sequence ATGACCCGCGTCGCGTTCCAGTTGCAGGTGCGCCCTGAGCTGCTCGACGAATACCTCGCCCGCCACTCGCCCGTGTGGCCCGAGATGCTGGCTGAGATCGCCGCTGCCGGACGTCGCAACTATTCACTGTTCCTCGCGGAGGGCGGCACGCTCCTCGGCTATTACGAGACCGACGATGACGAGGCGGCGCAGGCCTACCTCGCCGCCTCCGCGGTCGCCGCCCGTTGGGAGGCCGAGATGGGCCGCTTCTTCATCGGGCTCGACGGTCGTCCCGACCAGGCAGCCGCCACACTCACCGAGGTGTTCCACCTCGAAGACCAGCTCGCCGATGCCGGCGACTCCCCCGCATCCTCCACCGACTCCGATATCGAAGGCAGCGCCTCATGA
- a CDS encoding rhamnogalacturonan lyase family protein: MEHSTRSARKSRPFPSLRAGLATATIAAVIGATMTAVPAAAALEPSADGAWRFDFGTATSPVAEGYEPVRPTSLYTAASGWGVTVPDGVALFARDRTGNRTPADPVAEDFVGGTSWGFLLDSIPAGEYDVTVTIGDALTTASSTNATLTLEGVAQTRLTTAKGGSTTETFRTKVEDGQLTVGFTGSGLGAYVNGIVVAPVLPAVPADLAVAEVAWNAVDLSWAAADGATAYRILRADVDGDAVGEFRQIDEIEATTYSDTDVAEGDAFAYTVEAVNSYGLVSARSPEVRSGAIPALAVPATPEGLAVAQVTRDAVALTWTATSNADEYVVERAGADGLFSAVATVAAPAFTDEVDTSQSWSYRVTARNTAGTSAASAAVDSAVYAAPAPLPAGDRIVFDFGPGALADGAVGVTSSVGFSDEWGYGFSTAPSSAHADVDRGGDDPLRGDHVAAHGGTFEVQLGAGDYTVAVIAGDRSAASEIAITAEGIAKVQTTSKPAGEYLEMAFPIALIDGRLTLQVGGSAAALDALTITRQTSRTPGALPTVYLAGDSTVQTYTDAFAPQAGWGQMIDRFFADDVAFANHAIGGRSSKNFITQGRLDEILRGIRPGDYLFVQFGHNDATQGVDDRYASPADYKEYLRGYVQGARQRGATPVLVTPVSRRSFDAATGAATVSFPEYVAKMIELAAEEDVPLVDLSASSRAYLDEIGPEAAKSVFLWVDPGIFPGRPSGTQDDTHFQDYGAIQMARLIAQDVSALDDPLAAKVVDVEPPAAVPAAPANLVAGSVSNAGAVLQWNASPGADVYRIERQATADPEQVWALVTTTTQTSAIVQGLAEGAGYRYRVFAVNGRGVSDASNTVSFSTKQAKWKFDFQLAGGAVMPGYTEVNPEDGYTTDSGFGFATPLAANAGRDRGTAGGASDLERDFVLPGDSSEFLLDVPNGTYSVKTYSGDWIGSTRTNVDIEGKAFGTGNAGSGSVNASVRGPVLVTDGQLTVRVHGAAAGTRLNGIEVTPILLGPADLEVTDVNADPAAPTVSLAWTAEPGMTWKVYRTSAFETSSTPVGETTAASFIDTGARLGLDYTYHVTAVDQTGLESVPSASVDVSLVDAAVDAPSAPTALAVDRLEKREVEISWAQPSTAVYTMIFRSEIEGERGELAGFATANRFVDTAVLTTIPYHYTAVAVNAGGAGPDSSQLSTEAATVLQRQAEYLDRAPAAVQTDDGVLVSWRMLGTDPDAIAFHVYRDGTRITDEPITDSTNVLDADGSGDSTYYVTSVLDDREVTVTDQFGVQAGDHLSIPLDKPADAYTKDGQPYSYRANDASVGDLDGDGQYEILVKWDPSNSKDNSQSGYTGNVYLDAYRLDGTRLWRIDLGVNIRAGAHYTQFQVFDYDGDGRAEVVMKTADGTIDGVGQPIGNASADHRNSTGYVLTGPEYLSVFTGLTGAAVDTVDYVPARGDVGSWGDSYGNRVDRFLAATAYLDGEHPSAIFSRGYYTRAVMAAYDFDGTSLTQRWVLDSDDSGDEGFYGMGNHNLSVADVDGDQKDEIVYGSATVDDDGTLLYSTGLGHGDAIHVSDLVPSNPGLEVFAAHEEMNASGNVGATMRDARTGEVLWSIPAAKDTGRAASADIDPRYEGAEGWAIGGDAAWNSPVGQLRSSTGELIGERIPAANFLAWFDGDPLREIVDHDWNADTSAGVPTVSKWNGETESSDVILKAEGALSNNSTKGTPNLQADLFGDWREEIAWRSDDSTELRIYSTADETDLRLRTLMHDPVYRLSVAWQNTGYNQPPQTSFFLGDGMEQPPAPRIAVTGDPSGAADQTAPVVSGMPADGSLFASTSTFTVDVTAADPESGVRTLDVTFDGEPVAPGQTIDLAGLVGPHTVTANAVNHDGLVTRAEAQILVYDDERPTAKPARGTLSTDSGWDTGLHDGAFTVSMNLWHGVNGAVFRLYENGTLITTKLLDANSPKAQLTTVSVSGRTNGTYVYTGELTNAKGTTSTTSVTVRVKDAAPGLPVVSHDNGDRDGSYTVTTDLWWGTNGTEYRLYENGVLIDTQALVAASPSAQRAQTAITGRAPGTYSYVAEFSNTAGTTVSKSVTVTVR, translated from the coding sequence GTGGAGCACTCCACCCGTTCTGCACGAAAGTCCCGCCCGTTCCCGAGCCTGCGCGCAGGTCTTGCCACCGCCACGATCGCCGCAGTGATCGGCGCGACCATGACCGCCGTTCCGGCGGCGGCCGCGCTCGAGCCGTCCGCAGACGGCGCCTGGCGATTCGACTTCGGCACGGCCACGAGCCCGGTCGCCGAGGGATACGAGCCAGTGCGTCCGACCTCCCTCTACACGGCCGCGTCGGGGTGGGGAGTGACGGTTCCCGACGGCGTCGCGCTGTTCGCCCGTGACCGCACCGGCAACCGCACCCCCGCGGATCCGGTGGCGGAGGACTTCGTCGGCGGGACATCGTGGGGCTTCCTGCTCGACAGCATCCCCGCCGGTGAGTACGACGTGACCGTGACGATCGGCGACGCGCTGACGACGGCATCGAGCACCAACGCGACGCTCACTCTCGAAGGGGTCGCACAGACACGACTCACGACCGCCAAGGGCGGGTCCACGACCGAGACGTTCCGCACGAAGGTCGAAGACGGACAGCTGACCGTGGGCTTCACGGGGAGCGGCCTCGGCGCCTACGTCAACGGGATCGTCGTCGCACCGGTGCTCCCGGCGGTGCCGGCAGACCTCGCGGTCGCCGAAGTCGCCTGGAACGCGGTCGATCTGTCCTGGGCTGCCGCAGACGGCGCCACGGCGTACCGGATCCTGCGAGCGGACGTCGACGGCGATGCGGTCGGCGAGTTCCGCCAGATCGACGAGATCGAGGCGACGACGTACTCCGACACCGATGTCGCCGAGGGCGACGCCTTCGCCTACACGGTTGAGGCCGTCAACTCCTACGGGCTCGTGTCCGCACGCAGCCCCGAGGTGCGCAGCGGCGCGATCCCCGCCCTCGCCGTTCCTGCGACTCCCGAGGGACTCGCGGTCGCGCAGGTGACGAGGGATGCGGTCGCACTGACCTGGACCGCGACATCGAATGCCGACGAGTACGTCGTCGAGCGCGCGGGCGCCGACGGGCTCTTCTCCGCCGTCGCCACGGTGGCGGCACCCGCATTCACCGATGAGGTCGACACGTCGCAGAGCTGGTCGTACCGGGTGACCGCGCGCAACACGGCAGGCACCTCCGCCGCATCCGCCGCCGTCGACTCCGCGGTCTACGCAGCGCCCGCTCCCCTGCCTGCCGGCGACCGGATCGTCTTCGACTTCGGTCCCGGGGCCCTTGCCGACGGCGCCGTCGGCGTCACCTCGTCCGTCGGATTCTCCGACGAGTGGGGATACGGCTTCAGCACCGCCCCGTCCTCCGCACACGCCGATGTCGACCGCGGCGGCGACGATCCGCTGCGCGGAGATCATGTCGCCGCCCACGGCGGCACCTTCGAGGTGCAGCTCGGCGCAGGCGACTACACCGTCGCCGTCATCGCGGGCGACCGCAGTGCCGCGAGCGAGATCGCGATCACCGCAGAGGGCATCGCCAAGGTGCAGACGACCTCGAAGCCCGCCGGCGAGTACCTCGAGATGGCATTCCCGATCGCTCTCATCGATGGCCGTCTGACCCTGCAGGTCGGCGGTTCGGCCGCGGCGCTCGACGCGCTCACCATCACTCGCCAGACGAGCCGCACGCCCGGAGCGCTGCCGACGGTCTACCTCGCCGGCGACTCGACCGTCCAGACCTACACCGACGCCTTCGCGCCGCAGGCGGGGTGGGGCCAGATGATCGACCGCTTCTTCGCCGATGACGTCGCATTCGCGAACCACGCGATAGGCGGACGGTCCTCGAAGAACTTCATCACGCAGGGTCGTCTCGACGAGATCCTCCGCGGAATCCGCCCCGGCGACTATCTGTTCGTGCAGTTCGGACACAACGACGCGACTCAGGGCGTCGACGATCGCTACGCGTCTCCCGCCGACTACAAGGAGTATCTGCGCGGTTACGTGCAGGGAGCCCGCCAGCGCGGCGCCACCCCCGTGCTCGTCACCCCCGTCTCACGTCGCAGCTTCGACGCCGCGACGGGGGCTGCCACCGTGAGCTTCCCCGAGTACGTGGCGAAGATGATCGAGCTCGCAGCGGAGGAAGACGTCCCGCTCGTCGACCTGTCGGCATCGAGCCGCGCCTACCTCGACGAGATCGGTCCCGAGGCGGCGAAGTCGGTGTTCCTCTGGGTCGATCCGGGCATCTTCCCCGGCCGCCCGTCCGGCACCCAGGACGACACGCACTTCCAGGACTACGGTGCGATCCAGATGGCGCGCCTCATCGCTCAGGACGTCAGCGCCCTCGACGACCCCCTCGCCGCGAAGGTCGTCGACGTCGAGCCGCCGGCCGCGGTGCCGGCCGCGCCTGCGAACCTCGTGGCCGGCTCCGTCTCGAATGCCGGTGCCGTGCTGCAGTGGAACGCGTCGCCGGGCGCGGACGTCTACCGCATCGAGCGCCAGGCCACCGCCGACCCCGAGCAGGTCTGGGCGCTGGTGACCACGACCACGCAGACGAGCGCCATCGTGCAGGGCCTCGCCGAGGGCGCGGGGTACCGCTACCGCGTGTTCGCGGTGAACGGCCGGGGCGTCTCGGACGCATCGAACACCGTGAGCTTCTCGACCAAGCAGGCGAAGTGGAAGTTCGACTTCCAGCTGGCCGGCGGGGCCGTGATGCCCGGCTACACCGAGGTGAACCCCGAGGACGGATACACGACCGACTCCGGGTTCGGCTTCGCGACGCCTCTGGCCGCGAACGCCGGGCGCGACCGCGGGACCGCCGGCGGCGCGAGCGACCTCGAGCGAGACTTCGTCCTCCCCGGCGACTCGAGCGAGTTCCTGCTGGACGTGCCGAACGGCACCTACTCGGTCAAGACCTACTCCGGAGACTGGATCGGCTCCACCCGGACGAACGTCGACATCGAGGGCAAGGCCTTCGGCACGGGCAACGCCGGCTCCGGGTCCGTGAATGCCTCGGTCCGCGGCCCGGTGCTCGTCACAGACGGTCAGCTCACCGTGCGCGTGCACGGCGCCGCCGCGGGGACACGCCTCAACGGCATCGAGGTGACCCCGATCCTGCTCGGCCCTGCCGACCTCGAGGTGACGGACGTGAACGCGGATCCCGCGGCACCGACCGTCTCTCTCGCGTGGACCGCCGAGCCCGGGATGACCTGGAAGGTGTACCGCACCTCGGCGTTCGAGACGTCGTCGACGCCGGTCGGCGAGACGACGGCCGCCTCGTTCATCGACACCGGTGCGCGCCTCGGGCTCGATTACACGTATCACGTGACCGCTGTCGATCAGACCGGACTGGAGTCGGTGCCGTCGGCATCCGTCGACGTGTCTCTGGTGGATGCGGCCGTCGACGCGCCGTCCGCACCCACCGCCCTCGCGGTCGACCGGCTCGAGAAGCGCGAGGTCGAGATCTCGTGGGCGCAGCCGAGCACCGCGGTCTACACGATGATCTTCCGCTCCGAGATCGAGGGGGAGCGCGGCGAACTCGCCGGCTTCGCCACCGCGAACCGCTTCGTCGACACCGCCGTGCTGACCACGATCCCGTACCACTACACCGCTGTCGCGGTGAACGCGGGTGGTGCGGGGCCCGACTCCTCGCAGCTGAGCACGGAGGCGGCCACCGTGCTGCAGCGGCAGGCCGAGTACCTCGACCGTGCGCCCGCAGCAGTGCAGACGGACGACGGCGTGCTGGTCAGCTGGCGCATGCTCGGCACCGACCCCGATGCGATCGCCTTCCACGTCTACCGCGACGGCACCCGCATCACGGACGAGCCGATCACCGACTCGACCAACGTCCTCGACGCCGACGGCTCGGGCGACTCGACGTACTACGTCACGAGCGTCCTCGACGATCGCGAGGTCACGGTGACCGACCAGTTCGGAGTCCAGGCCGGCGATCACCTCTCCATCCCGCTCGACAAGCCCGCCGACGCCTACACGAAGGACGGTCAGCCGTACTCGTACCGCGCCAACGATGCGAGCGTCGGAGATCTCGACGGCGACGGGCAGTACGAGATCCTCGTCAAATGGGACCCCTCGAACTCGAAGGACAACTCGCAGTCGGGATACACCGGCAACGTGTACCTCGACGCCTACCGTCTCGACGGCACGCGCCTGTGGCGCATCGACCTGGGGGTGAACATCCGGGCGGGCGCCCACTACACGCAGTTCCAGGTGTTCGACTACGACGGCGACGGCCGCGCCGAGGTGGTCATGAAGACCGCGGACGGCACGATCGACGGCGTGGGCCAGCCCATCGGCAACGCCAGCGCCGACCACCGCAACAGCACGGGCTACGTGCTCACCGGCCCCGAGTACCTCAGCGTCTTCACCGGACTGACGGGAGCTGCGGTCGACACCGTGGACTACGTGCCGGCCCGAGGCGACGTCGGCTCGTGGGGCGACAGCTACGGCAACCGGGTCGATCGCTTCCTGGCGGCGACCGCGTATCTCGACGGCGAGCACCCCAGTGCGATCTTCAGCCGCGGGTACTACACCCGGGCCGTGATGGCGGCGTACGACTTCGACGGCACATCGCTCACCCAGCGCTGGGTGCTCGACTCGGATGACTCCGGTGACGAGGGCTTCTACGGGATGGGCAACCACAACCTGTCGGTCGCCGACGTCGACGGCGACCAGAAGGACGAGATCGTCTACGGATCGGCCACGGTCGACGACGACGGCACACTCCTGTACTCCACCGGCCTCGGTCACGGCGACGCGATCCACGTCTCGGACCTCGTGCCCTCGAACCCCGGCCTCGAGGTGTTCGCCGCACACGAGGAGATGAACGCCTCGGGCAACGTCGGTGCGACGATGCGCGACGCGCGCACCGGTGAGGTTCTGTGGTCGATTCCTGCGGCCAAGGACACCGGTCGTGCAGCCTCCGCCGACATCGACCCCCGGTACGAGGGCGCCGAGGGCTGGGCGATCGGCGGTGATGCCGCGTGGAACTCCCCCGTCGGCCAGCTGCGCTCGTCGACCGGTGAGCTCATCGGCGAACGGATCCCTGCGGCGAACTTCCTCGCCTGGTTCGACGGAGACCCGCTGCGGGAGATCGTCGATCACGACTGGAACGCCGACACGTCCGCGGGTGTGCCGACCGTGTCGAAGTGGAACGGGGAGACGGAGTCCAGCGACGTGATCCTGAAGGCGGAGGGCGCTCTCTCCAACAACAGCACCAAGGGCACGCCGAACCTGCAGGCGGACCTCTTCGGCGACTGGCGCGAGGAGATCGCCTGGCGCTCCGACGACTCGACCGAGCTGCGGATCTACTCGACCGCCGACGAGACGGATCTGCGTCTGCGGACCCTGATGCACGACCCGGTGTATCGACTCTCCGTCGCCTGGCAGAACACCGGATACAACCAGCCGCCGCAGACGAGCTTCTTCCTCGGTGACGGCATGGAACAGCCGCCGGCTCCGCGCATCGCGGTCACCGGCGACCCGTCGGGGGCAGCCGATCAGACGGCTCCCGTGGTGTCGGGGATGCCTGCGGACGGCTCCCTGTTCGCCAGCACGTCCACCTTCACCGTCGACGTGACGGCCGCCGATCCCGAGTCGGGGGTGCGGACGCTCGACGTCACCTTCGACGGAGAACCTGTCGCCCCGGGCCAGACGATCGACCTGGCCGGCCTCGTCGGGCCCCACACGGTGACCGCCAACGCGGTCAACCATGACGGCCTGGTCACGCGTGCGGAGGCGCAGATCCTGGTCTACGACGACGAGCGTCCGACGGCGAAACCCGCCCGCGGCACGCTGTCGACGGACTCGGGCTGGGACACCGGTCTGCACGATGGCGCGTTCACCGTGTCGATGAACCTCTGGCACGGCGTGAACGGGGCGGTGTTCCGCCTCTACGAGAACGGGACGCTCATTACGACGAAGCTCCTCGATGCGAACTCGCCGAAGGCACAGCTCACCACCGTCTCGGTGAGCGGCCGCACGAACGGCACGTATGTGTACACGGGCGAGCTGACCAACGCGAAGGGCACGACATCCACGACATCCGTCACCGTCAGAGTGAAGGATGCCGCCCCAGGGCTGCCCGTGGTCAGCCACGACAATGGGGATCGCGACGGCAGCTACACCGTGACCACCGACCTCTGGTGGGGCACGAACGGCACCGAATACCGGTTGTACGAGAACGGGGTTCTGATCGACACCCAGGCTCTGGTGGCGGCGTCCCCCTCAGCGCAGCGCGCGCAGACCGCGATCACCGGTCGCGCACCCGGCACCTACTCCTATGTCGCCGAGTTCTCGAACACCGCGGGCACCACGGTCTCGAAGAGTGTGACCGTGACGGTGAGGTGA
- a CDS encoding serine hydrolase domain-containing protein, whose product MTFDAAFDWARRHVQAERLPTAVVGMATADGIVDLEGFGAATDAVYPLFSITKVLTGITAARAIERGLLTPNTPLTDALPEFGGSRDDIVRLWHLASHTSGIAEPALDTAVPLRQELLTRGRDFAAGTASRYSTLAFEGIAALIEHATGTPWDAGTLAWAAEIGAIGLTLDAGRSVGVPDAAAGGLDLDRFHATRAPGAGLLGRAEDLLHLGTELLRIHRGSRDGILSPAGLDMMVRPLTGDIPRLDPYPPERGQDWGFTFNLRSRAPGLIDRDVYGHGGWAGTEFWVHPGAGVAWVLLTNAAVRPGVDADELDNAVIAGL is encoded by the coding sequence ATGACCTTCGACGCCGCATTCGACTGGGCCCGCCGTCACGTGCAGGCCGAGCGCCTGCCCACCGCCGTGGTCGGCATGGCCACCGCCGACGGGATCGTCGACCTCGAAGGATTCGGTGCGGCGACCGATGCGGTCTATCCGCTCTTCTCGATCACCAAGGTGCTCACCGGCATCACCGCGGCGCGGGCCATCGAGCGCGGGCTGCTCACGCCGAACACCCCGCTCACCGATGCCCTGCCCGAATTCGGGGGCAGCCGCGACGACATCGTGCGCCTGTGGCATCTCGCCTCGCACACCTCGGGCATCGCCGAGCCCGCACTCGACACGGCAGTGCCTCTGCGCCAGGAACTGCTCACCCGCGGGCGCGACTTCGCGGCGGGAACCGCTTCGCGCTACTCGACGCTGGCCTTCGAGGGCATCGCGGCCTTGATCGAGCACGCGACCGGAACACCCTGGGATGCGGGCACGCTCGCCTGGGCGGCGGAGATCGGCGCGATCGGCCTCACGCTCGATGCGGGGCGATCCGTCGGAGTGCCCGACGCCGCCGCAGGCGGGCTCGACCTCGACCGCTTCCACGCCACCCGCGCGCCCGGGGCCGGCCTGCTCGGTCGCGCCGAGGATCTGCTGCACCTCGGCACCGAGCTGCTGCGCATACATCGAGGCTCCCGCGACGGTATCCTGTCGCCCGCCGGGCTGGACATGATGGTGCGGCCGCTGACCGGCGACATCCCGCGCCTGGATCCGTACCCGCCCGAGCGCGGCCAGGACTGGGGCTTCACCTTCAATCTGCGCTCACGCGCCCCCGGGCTGATCGATCGCGACGTCTACGGACACGGCGGTTGGGCCGGCACGGAGTTCTGGGTGCACCCGGGCGCAGGCGTCGCCTGGGTGCTGCTCACCAACGCCGCCGTCCGCCCCGGCGTCGACGCCGACGAGCTCGACAACGCGGTGATCGCCGGCCTCTGA